One Neurospora crassa OR74A mitochondrion, complete genome DNA window includes the following coding sequences:
- a CDS encoding mitochondrial ribosomal protein S5 — MNNTNTNTNNKNLASSSASVIFSKYINNNNNKLIPFKIKNSDLGRTRYFPPISKEWKNSIYVFNHNNLKNLPLFDININSLIKDYFNLQFKDKILFKKKRLSKVKVVSLNKIYASKAEIKHTNTKAILTVYTFNREKISLYKKIKKLKKSFYFVFDKIISFSERVILSGVPIRVDKDGKVLSNLYLPFRLRGVLPWITESHVNIWRKIIIASLYKELILLRKYKLRLDLNKYKFEEKLLYRLNNLIMKYYNKKVEFNIVNMRSFLLNSDILTKILALKLKNRNARVIKIMDVILNKANLPKINRVQEKASLIKSVDWNLLENKFKNLNLSFILNDASYAERNNLSELLNKLYYNVLLVSQKGVWALRSPKGEQPSFHSKSGGSPTKFIQKGAGAASLGGNAKAQPKVSSFAKAKKYAKIYQIIFNSINYKNMGGLRLEIKGRLTKRYRADRSLFKVKWKGGLKNLDSSYKGLSSVNMRGYAKPNVEYSIFTSKRRIGAFAVKGWVSGK; from the coding sequence ATGAATAATACTAACACTAACACTAATAATAAAAATTTAGCCTCCTCTTCCGCTAGTGTAATTTTTAGTAAATATATAAATAATAATAATAATAAATTAATACCTTTTAAGATAAAAAATTCTGACCTAGGAAGAACGAGATATTTCCCTCCTATATCTAAAGAATGAAAAAATAGTATTTATGTCTTTAATCATAATAACTTAAAAAATTTACCTCTTTTTGATATAAATATTAATTCCTTAATAAAAGATTATTTTAATTTACAATTTAAGGATAAAATTTTATTCAAAAAAAAGAGACTTTCTAAAGTTAAAGTTGTATCTCTGAATAAAATATATGCTAGTAAAGCGGAAATAAAGCATACTAATACTAAAGCTATTTTAACTGTGTATACTTTTAATCGAGAAAAGATATCTTTATATAAAAAAATAAAGAAATTAAAAAAATCTTTTTATTTTGTTTTTGATAAAATAATTTCTTTTAGTGAACGTGTAATATTGAGTGGTGTTCCTATAAGGGTAGATAAGGATGGTAAGGTATTATCAAATCTGTATTTACCTTTTAGATTACGTGGTGTATTACCTTGAATTACTGAATCTCATGTGAATATTTGGAGAAAAATAATTATAGCTTCCCTATATAAAGAATTAATACTTCTTAGAAAATACAAATTAAGATTAGATCTTAATAAGTATAAATTTGAAGAAAAACTTTTATATAGATTAAATAATTTAATAATGAAGTATTATAATAAAAAAGTAGAGTTTAATATTGTAAATATGAGATCTTTTCTTCTTAATAGTGATATATTGACTAAAATATTAGCACTTAAATTGAAAAACAGGAATGCCCGTGTAATAAAAATTATGGATGTTATATTAAATAAGGCAAATTTACCTAAAATAAATAGAGTTCAGGAAAAAGCTTCCTTAATAAAAAGTGTAGATTGAAATTTATTAGAAAATAAGTTTAAAAATCTCAATTTAAGTTTTATATTAAATGATGCTTCGTACGCGGAGCGTAATAATTTATCTGAATTGTTAAATAAATTATATTATAATGTTCTTTTAGTCAGCCAAAAAGGGGTATGAGCGCTTCGCTCCCCGAAGGGGGAGCAGCCTTCCTTCCACTCAAAGAGTGGAGGCTCGCCTACTAAATTTATTCAGAAAGGCGCAGGCGCAGCTTCGCTAGGAGGAAATGCTAAGGCGCAGCCTAAAGTTTCTAGCTTCGCTAAGGCCAAAAAATATGCAAAAATATATCAAATCATATTTAATTCTATAAATTATAAAAATATGGGTGGTCTAAGACTGGAAATTAAAGGTAGATTAACTAAACGTTATAGAGCTGATAGATCTTTATTTAAAGTAAAATGAAAAGGTGGATTAAAAAATCTAGATTCGTCATATAAAGGGTTATCATCTGTAAATATGAGAGGTTATGCTAAACCTAATGTAGAGTATTCAATATTTACATCTAAACGTCGTATTGGAGCTTTTGCAGTAAAAGGTTGAGTTAGCGGTAAATAG
- a CDS encoding NADH dehydrogenase subunit 6, producing the protein MNSLFLINESFTNGYISSVLDIISILAIFCGISVIVNKNPIISVLFLIGLFASVSSYLILLGLSFIGLAYLIVYIGAISILFLFILMLINIRISELQSNTNNSIPLTIILGISLSYSLFQLLPYDIAILSNFSSNINNNLYNLSMNKQNNGNFGINTTPAVSLQPKNNDLLFVTSKIWDGNLAESNHITTIGNVMYSNYSIWLFLASFILLLAMVGSIVIIMKSNASWGGALPNTRETKTEGR; encoded by the coding sequence ATGAACAGTTTATTCTTGATAAACGAAAGTTTCACAAATGGTTATATATCGAGCGTGCTGGATATAATATCTATACTCGCGATTTTTTGTGGTATATCTGTAATTGTAAATAAAAATCCTATAATATCTGTATTATTTTTAATAGGGTTATTTGCTAGTGTTTCTTCTTATTTAATTCTATTAGGTTTAAGTTTTATAGGTTTAGCCTATTTAATAGTATATATAGGAGCAATATCTATTTTATTTTTATTTATTTTAATGCTGATAAATATTAGAATAAGTGAACTTCAAAGTAATACTAATAATAGTATACCTTTAACAATTATTCTTGGAATTTCTCTTAGTTATTCTTTATTTCAATTGTTACCTTATGATATAGCTATTTTAAGTAATTTTAGTAGTAATATAAATAATAATTTATATAATCTTTCTATGAATAAACAAAATAACGGAAATTTTGGAATTAATACCACTCCCGCAGTTTCACTGCAGCCTAAAAATAATGACTTATTATTTGTTACTAGTAAAATATGAGATGGAAATTTGGCAGAAAGTAATCATATAACAACTATAGGTAACGTAATGTATAGTAACTATAGTATCTGATTGTTCTTAGCTAGCTTTATTTTACTATTAGCTATGGTTGGATCTATAGTGATTATAATGAAATCTAATGCTTCTTGAGGCGGAGCCTTACCTAATACGAGGGAAACCAAAACCGAGGGGAGGTAG
- a CDS encoding cytochrome c oxidase subunit 3 yields MTNLIRSNFQDHPFHLVSPSPWPLNTSVCLLNLTTTGALSMHNFNNIHYLYYIALIGLVSAMFLWFRDIISEGTFLGDHTLAVQRGLNLGIILFIVSEALFFLAIFWAFFHSALTPTVELGAQWPPIGIEPVNPFELPLLNTVILLSSGATITYAHHALIKGEREGALYGSIATILLAIIFTGFQGVEYSVSSFTISDGAFGTCFFFSTGFHGIHVIIGTIFLAVALWRIFAYHLTDNHHVGFEGGILYWHFVDVVWLFLYISVYYWGS; encoded by the coding sequence ATGACTAATTTAATAAGAAGTAATTTCCAGGATCATCCTTTTCATTTAGTATCTCCATCTCCTTGACCTTTAAATACTAGTGTTTGTCTATTAAATCTAACAACTACTGGTGCGTTATCTATGCATAATTTTAATAATATTCATTATTTATATTACATAGCTTTAATTGGACTAGTTTCAGCTATGTTTTTATGATTTAGAGATATAATATCTGAAGGAACTTTTTTAGGGGATCATACTCTAGCAGTGCAAAGGGGATTAAATTTAGGTATTATACTATTTATAGTATCTGAAGCTCTATTTTTTTTAGCTATCTTTTGAGCTTTCTTTCATAGCGCATTAACACCTACTGTTGAATTAGGAGCTCAATGACCACCTATAGGTATAGAACCTGTAAATCCTTTCGAATTACCTCTTCTAAATACAGTGATACTTTTATCTAGTGGTGCGACAATCACTTACGCTCATCATGCTTTAATTAAAGGAGAAAGAGAAGGAGCTCTATATGGTTCAATCGCCACTATTTTATTAGCAATAATATTTACAGGCTTCCAAGGTGTTGAGTATAGTGTATCATCTTTCACTATTAGTGATGGTGCTTTTGGTACATGTTTTTTCTTTTCTACAGGATTTCATGGGATACACGTTATAATAGGGACAATTTTCTTAGCGGTAGCTTTATGAAGAATATTTGCTTACCATTTAACTGACAACCATCATGTAGGTTTTGAGGGTGGAATTTTATACTGACATTTTGTAGATGTTGTTTGACTATTTTTGTACATTTCCGTATACTATTGAGGTTCTTAA